A DNA window from Tenuifilaceae bacterium CYCD contains the following coding sequences:
- a CDS encoding deoxynucleoside kinase, translating to MHIAIAGNIGSGKTTLTSLLAKHYKWNPQYEDVDDNPYLNDFYEDMQRWSFNLQIYFLNSRFSQIVDIHRKGEDVIQDRTIYEDANIFAPNLHQMGLMSTRDFNNYLKLFNLMTSLINPPDLLIYLRATVPTLVRQIQKRGRDYEKNIRLDYLQRLNERYEAWIESYKIGKLLIVDVDNLNFPEKPEDLGLIINKIDAEIHGLF from the coding sequence ATGCACATTGCAATTGCAGGAAACATTGGCTCAGGGAAAACAACCCTTACGAGTTTACTAGCTAAACATTATAAGTGGAATCCACAGTACGAGGATGTTGATGACAATCCTTACCTGAATGATTTTTACGAGGATATGCAACGTTGGAGCTTCAACTTGCAAATTTATTTTCTGAATAGCCGTTTTAGTCAAATTGTAGATATACACCGCAAGGGAGAAGACGTAATTCAGGATAGAACCATATATGAGGATGCCAACATATTTGCGCCTAACCTTCACCAAATGGGATTGATGTCGACAAGGGATTTCAACAACTACCTAAAATTATTTAACCTGATGACTTCACTTATAAATCCTCCGGATTTATTGATTTATCTCAGAGCAACGGTTCCTACATTGGTAAGGCAAATCCAAAAACGTGGACGTGACTACGAGAAAAATATTCGCTTGGATTACCTACAAAGACTAAATGAGCGTTACGAGGCTTGGATTGAGAGTTATAAGATTGGAAAATTACTAATTGTTGATGTAGACAACCTCAACTTCCCCGAAAAACCAGAGGACTTAGGGCTAATTATCAACAAAATCGATGCTGAGATACATGGGTTATTTTAA
- the nfo gene encoding putative endonuclease 4: MKFIGAHVSAAGGVENAPANAHAIGASAFALFTKNQRQWIAPPLTEKSIDLFKKRCEEYGYMPNAILPHDSYLINLGNPDKEALQKSRNAFVDEMKRCEQLGLDRLNFHPGSHLGKISEEESLRLIAESINLALQETSSVIAVIENTSGQGSNLGFKFEHLKYIIDLVDDKARVGVCIDTCHAFTAGYDLQSKEGFSKTFSDFERIVDFKYLKGMHLNDTKKGLGSRVDRHESLGEGLLGIDTFRFIMADSRFDEIPLILETPDESKWIEEIKLLKSM; this comes from the coding sequence ATGAAATTCATTGGAGCACACGTTAGCGCAGCAGGCGGAGTAGAGAATGCTCCAGCTAATGCCCATGCAATTGGAGCCTCAGCCTTTGCACTTTTTACTAAAAATCAACGTCAATGGATTGCGCCACCATTAACAGAAAAAAGTATCGATCTTTTCAAAAAACGATGCGAGGAGTATGGCTATATGCCCAACGCGATACTTCCGCATGATAGTTATCTTATCAATCTTGGAAATCCCGATAAAGAGGCATTGCAGAAATCCAGGAATGCATTTGTTGATGAGATGAAACGTTGTGAACAACTCGGCCTAGATAGGTTGAATTTCCATCCAGGAAGCCATTTGGGAAAAATTTCCGAAGAGGAAAGTTTGAGGTTAATTGCTGAGTCTATTAACCTTGCTTTACAGGAAACATCTTCGGTAATAGCGGTAATCGAGAATACATCCGGGCAAGGAAGTAATCTTGGTTTTAAGTTTGAACATTTGAAATATATTATTGATTTAGTTGACGATAAAGCCCGTGTTGGTGTATGCATTGATACCTGCCATGCTTTTACTGCAGGTTACGATTTGCAGAGCAAGGAGGGTTTTTCCAAAACCTTCAGCGATTTCGAAAGGATTGTTGACTTTAAGTACCTCAAGGGGATGCACCTTAACGATACCAAAAAGGGACTAGGAAGCCGGGTTGACCGTCACGAAAGTTTAGGTGAAGGTTTGTTGGGGATAGATACCTTCCGCTTTATAATGGCCGATTCCCGTTTCGACGAAATCCCTTTAATTCTTGAAACACCTGACGAAAGTAAATGGATAGAGGAAATCAAACTGCTTAAGTCGATGTAA
- a CDS encoding IS256 family transposase, whose product MSIDEQFSYDAFEKEALAKLKKGVSLEGKDGVLAPLLKRLLEASLQGEMETHLQEERASGAERKNRRNGQTTKKVKTHYGSIAISTPRDREGTFEPEILPKRQTTLGDGLDHKIISLYAIGMSYSDICDHLSQLYQLTLSPATITAITDKILPAIEQWQTRSLESVYPILWLDAIHYKVREDNAIKTKAVYCLIGLNREGVKDLLGMYIGESESARFWLSVLNDIHRRGVQDILIASIDNLKGFAQAIEAVFPKTKVQLCIVHQIRNSLRYVAIKDRKEVVASLKEVYQANGLKQAEKALFQLDLRWQSKYPSMVKSWLENWNRLAQMFEFPDMVRKLMYTTNVIESFNSQLRKVTKSKRVFTNDQALMKLLFLVQQRIYEKAGPINGWRQVMAQLIIIFEDRLNVQ is encoded by the coding sequence ATGAGTATTGACGAACAGTTTAGCTACGATGCATTTGAAAAAGAAGCCCTTGCCAAATTGAAGAAGGGCGTTTCGCTAGAAGGTAAAGACGGCGTTCTAGCGCCATTGCTTAAACGCCTCCTAGAGGCGAGCCTGCAGGGTGAAATGGAAACCCACCTGCAGGAAGAAAGAGCCTCAGGGGCAGAAAGGAAGAACCGTCGCAATGGGCAAACCACCAAGAAGGTTAAAACGCACTACGGGAGTATTGCGATCAGCACTCCGCGTGACCGTGAGGGAACGTTTGAGCCCGAGATACTCCCCAAAAGGCAAACCACCCTTGGCGATGGGCTTGACCATAAGATTATCAGCTTATACGCGATTGGGATGAGCTACAGCGATATATGCGACCATCTAAGCCAGCTGTACCAGCTCACGCTTTCCCCGGCAACCATAACCGCTATTACCGATAAGATACTGCCAGCAATAGAGCAATGGCAAACCCGCTCCTTGGAGAGCGTTTACCCTATTCTGTGGCTCGATGCCATCCACTATAAGGTACGCGAGGACAACGCCATTAAAACAAAGGCCGTTTACTGCCTGATCGGGCTAAACCGGGAAGGGGTAAAAGACCTACTAGGCATGTACATCGGAGAAAGCGAAAGCGCACGCTTCTGGCTCTCTGTGCTCAACGATATTCATCGCAGGGGGGTACAGGATATACTGATTGCCAGTATCGACAACTTAAAGGGCTTTGCTCAGGCCATCGAGGCCGTTTTCCCTAAAACTAAAGTACAGCTATGCATTGTCCATCAAATCCGGAACTCCCTAAGGTATGTGGCCATAAAAGACCGAAAAGAAGTAGTTGCCTCACTAAAGGAAGTCTACCAGGCCAACGGCCTAAAACAAGCGGAGAAAGCCCTTTTCCAGTTGGATTTGCGATGGCAGTCAAAATACCCCTCAATGGTCAAGTCCTGGCTTGAAAACTGGAACAGGCTCGCTCAAATGTTTGAGTTCCCTGACATGGTAAGAAAGCTAATGTATACTACCAATGTAATCGAAAGCTTTAATAGCCAATTACGTAAGGTGACTAAATCGAAGCGAGTATTCACAAACGATCAAGCCCTGATGAAGCTTCTATTCCTGGTACAGCAAAGGATATATGAAAAAGCAGGACCGATTAATGGTTGGAGGCAGGTAATGGCGCAATTAATTATTATTTTTGAGGACAGATTAAATGTTCAGTAA
- the kbl gene encoding 2-amino-3-ketobutyrate coenzyme A ligase, whose translation MYGKIKEDLQKQIESIKNDGLYKTERIISTPQGVEIMANGKKVLNFCANNYLGLSSHPVVMAAGKKALDEWGFGMSSVRFICGTQGLHKELESKISQFLGTEDTILYSSAFDANGGIFEPILGEEDAIISDELNHASIIDGVRLCKAQRFRYKNNDMADLERVLKEASMCRYKMIVTDGVFSMDGIIAQVDKICDLADKYDAMVMVDDSHATGFVGKTGRGTHEYCNAMGRVDIISTTFGKALGGASGGCISGRKEIVDMLRQRSRPYLFSNSLMPSITGATLAVLNMLSETTELRDKLWANTELFRKGMKDAGFRIVDGVHPITPVLFGHLPNDAKLSQEFAAALLEEGIYVTGFYYPVVPKGKARIRVQISAAHSKENILFAIEKFTKVGKKLGVI comes from the coding sequence ATGTACGGTAAAATAAAAGAGGATTTGCAAAAGCAGATCGAATCTATAAAGAACGACGGTCTTTATAAGACCGAGCGCATCATTAGCACTCCACAGGGAGTTGAGATTATGGCTAACGGCAAAAAGGTTCTCAATTTTTGTGCAAACAACTACCTTGGGCTTTCATCGCATCCTGTAGTGATGGCGGCTGGTAAAAAAGCCTTGGATGAATGGGGTTTTGGTATGTCTTCAGTTCGCTTCATCTGCGGAACTCAGGGTTTGCACAAGGAACTTGAAAGTAAGATTAGCCAGTTCCTTGGAACCGAGGATACCATTCTTTACTCTTCGGCTTTCGATGCTAACGGTGGTATTTTTGAGCCAATCCTTGGCGAAGAGGATGCTATTATTTCCGATGAGTTAAACCATGCATCTATTATTGATGGCGTTAGACTTTGCAAGGCTCAACGTTTCCGTTACAAAAACAATGATATGGCCGATTTGGAGCGTGTTCTCAAGGAGGCTTCAATGTGCCGTTACAAGATGATTGTTACCGATGGTGTATTCTCAATGGATGGTATTATTGCTCAGGTTGATAAAATCTGCGACTTGGCCGATAAGTACGATGCCATGGTAATGGTTGACGATTCACACGCTACTGGTTTTGTAGGCAAAACTGGTCGTGGTACACACGAGTACTGCAACGCAATGGGTCGTGTTGATATTATATCAACCACATTTGGTAAAGCACTAGGAGGAGCATCGGGTGGATGTATTTCTGGACGTAAAGAGATTGTAGATATGCTTCGTCAACGCTCACGTCCTTATTTGTTTTCAAACTCATTAATGCCTTCAATTACCGGAGCAACGTTAGCCGTGTTAAATATGCTATCGGAAACCACAGAGCTTCGCGATAAGCTTTGGGCTAACACTGAACTTTTCCGTAAGGGAATGAAAGATGCTGGGTTTAGAATTGTTGATGGTGTTCACCCAATTACCCCGGTACTATTCGGTCACCTACCAAACGATGCTAAACTTTCGCAGGAGTTTGCTGCTGCGTTGTTAGAAGAGGGTATTTATGTAACCGGTTTCTACTATCCAGTTGTTCCCAAGGGCAAGGCACGTATCCGTGTTCAAATTAGCGCTGCTCACAGTAAGGAGAACATTCTATTTGCCATTGAGAAATTTACCAAGGTTGGAAAGAAACTAGGGGTAATTTAG
- a CDS encoding DNA polymerase I produces the protein MNNRLLLLDAYALIYRAYYAFINRPMKNSKGLNTSAVYGFTRATLDAIKKFNPTHVAVGFDLSGPTFRSEMYPEYKAQREATPEDIRAAIPYIKDILRAMQIPIVELKGYEADDVIGTLAVKANPHEFEVYMMTPDKDYGQLLSKNIKIAKPGRGGNEMEIVTEEEFCKGYDIQSPKQFVDILSLWGDASDNIKGVNKIGEKTAAKLIAEYGSIENILHNTDKLSPAMRQNLDSSHDLLALNRKLVTIKTDLELGVTYDDLKIKEADLKQLIPLLEEMEFRTLIREFKPQETAPVKQEYVQGSLFGDMPVAKTQPQSNLLTYKDFEVDYRVAATTDERKALIDLLKLCGEFAFDTETTGLDPIQSTLVGISIAINPRQAWWIPVPANRDEAQLVVDEFKEIFENPEIDKIGQNIKFDLQMLLNYGIALKGKLYDTMLAHYLLEPDSRHNLDLLAENLLGYKTISIEELIGKKGANQINMRAVPLEKIKDYACEDADIALQLKLILFPRLENQGLTELYFQLEEPLIEVLAHIERNGVRLDSSSLNEYGKVLNADLIKLDEEIKTLAGVPDLNISSPKQLGEVLFEKLKISPDAKLTKTKQYSTSEEELTKYINSHPIVGKILEFRSLKKLLSTYIETLPTLVNSKSGKIHTSFNQAVASTGRLSSNNPNLQNIPIRDENGREIRKAFIPSQGDFVILSADYSQIELRLMAHVSGDEQMLDAFQHGADIHAATAAKIFKVPLSEVSREQRSRAKTANFGMIYGISAFGLSQRLGISRTEAKDLIDGYFATYTGVKKYMDSCVTEAREKGYVSTIFGRKRYLADINSNNGTVRGIAERNAINAPIQGSAADIIKLAMINIHREFEKENLRSKMIIQVHDELVFDVYKPELDKVKAIVKTCMEGAIKLQIPLEVEMGIGNNWLEAH, from the coding sequence ATGAACAATCGTCTCCTCCTGCTCGATGCCTATGCCCTTATTTACAGGGCATACTATGCTTTCATCAATCGGCCAATGAAGAATAGCAAGGGTTTGAACACATCGGCTGTTTATGGTTTTACACGCGCCACTCTCGATGCCATCAAAAAGTTCAACCCAACACACGTTGCTGTGGGGTTCGATTTGTCAGGGCCAACATTTAGAAGCGAAATGTACCCAGAATATAAGGCTCAACGTGAGGCAACTCCAGAAGACATTAGGGCTGCGATTCCATATATAAAGGACATTCTGCGTGCAATGCAAATTCCTATTGTTGAGTTGAAAGGGTACGAGGCCGATGATGTTATTGGAACGCTTGCTGTAAAAGCAAACCCCCATGAGTTTGAGGTTTATATGATGACGCCAGATAAGGACTACGGTCAGTTACTTTCCAAAAACATCAAAATTGCTAAACCTGGGCGTGGTGGAAACGAGATGGAGATTGTTACCGAGGAGGAATTCTGTAAGGGTTACGATATTCAGTCGCCCAAGCAGTTTGTTGATATCTTGTCACTTTGGGGCGATGCATCGGATAACATTAAAGGCGTAAATAAAATTGGAGAGAAAACGGCCGCAAAGCTTATCGCGGAGTACGGAAGTATTGAGAATATACTTCACAATACCGATAAGTTAAGTCCAGCAATGCGACAAAATCTGGATTCATCCCACGATCTGCTCGCACTAAACCGTAAGTTGGTTACCATTAAAACCGACCTTGAACTTGGCGTAACTTACGACGATTTAAAAATAAAGGAGGCCGATTTAAAGCAGCTAATTCCGTTGCTAGAGGAGATGGAGTTCCGTACGTTGATACGTGAATTTAAACCACAGGAAACCGCCCCTGTAAAGCAGGAGTATGTTCAAGGTTCTCTTTTCGGAGATATGCCAGTTGCAAAAACCCAACCCCAATCAAATCTTCTAACATATAAAGATTTTGAGGTTGATTATAGGGTTGCTGCAACTACCGATGAGCGTAAGGCTCTCATCGATTTGCTTAAGTTGTGCGGCGAGTTTGCGTTCGATACTGAAACAACAGGTCTCGACCCTATCCAATCAACCTTGGTGGGAATATCAATCGCTATAAACCCTAGGCAGGCTTGGTGGATTCCTGTTCCTGCAAACAGAGATGAAGCTCAGTTGGTTGTTGATGAGTTCAAAGAAATTTTCGAAAATCCAGAAATCGATAAAATTGGACAGAACATCAAGTTTGACCTTCAGATGCTGCTTAACTACGGTATCGCTCTAAAGGGAAAACTTTACGATACAATGTTGGCGCACTATCTGCTTGAGCCAGACTCGCGCCATAACCTCGATTTATTAGCCGAAAATCTGCTTGGCTATAAAACAATATCGATAGAAGAGCTTATTGGCAAAAAGGGTGCAAACCAAATAAATATGCGGGCTGTTCCGCTTGAAAAAATTAAGGATTACGCCTGCGAGGATGCCGATATTGCACTGCAACTGAAGTTGATTCTTTTCCCCAGACTCGAAAATCAAGGGTTAACAGAACTATATTTTCAGCTAGAAGAACCATTGATAGAGGTTCTTGCGCACATTGAGCGCAACGGTGTTAGGCTCGATTCCAGCAGTTTGAACGAGTACGGAAAGGTTCTTAATGCCGATTTAATTAAACTAGATGAAGAAATTAAGACCTTAGCGGGTGTACCTGACTTAAACATCTCTTCCCCGAAACAACTGGGCGAAGTGCTGTTCGAAAAGTTAAAAATATCGCCCGACGCAAAGCTTACAAAAACCAAACAGTACTCTACCAGCGAGGAGGAACTAACGAAGTACATCAACTCGCATCCTATTGTTGGAAAGATACTGGAATTCAGGTCGCTAAAGAAACTCTTATCCACATACATTGAAACCCTTCCAACTTTGGTTAACTCCAAGAGTGGAAAAATTCATACATCATTCAATCAGGCCGTTGCATCGACAGGCAGGTTAAGCTCCAACAATCCAAACCTGCAAAACATTCCTATTCGCGATGAGAATGGGCGCGAAATTCGCAAAGCATTCATCCCGTCGCAGGGTGATTTCGTGATTCTATCGGCCGACTATTCGCAAATAGAGTTGCGCCTTATGGCGCACGTTAGTGGCGATGAGCAAATGCTCGATGCATTCCAGCACGGAGCCGATATTCACGCAGCAACAGCGGCGAAAATATTCAAAGTTCCTTTGAGCGAGGTTTCGCGCGAGCAACGTAGCCGAGCTAAAACTGCTAACTTTGGTATGATTTACGGGATATCAGCCTTCGGACTATCCCAACGATTGGGCATTTCAAGAACCGAAGCAAAGGATTTAATTGATGGTTACTTTGCCACATACACTGGAGTAAAAAAATATATGGATAGTTGCGTTACCGAAGCACGTGAAAAGGGTTATGTTTCCACAATATTTGGTCGTAAACGCTACTTGGCCGATATCAACTCAAATAATGGAACCGTTCGTGGCATAGCAGAGCGAAACGCAATTAACGCTCCAATTCAGGGTTCCGCCGCCGATATTATTAAGTTGGCCATGATTAATATTCACCGTGAATTTGAAAAGGAAAATCTACGATCGAAAATGATTATTCAGGTTCACGACGAATTGGTGTTCGACGTTTACAAACCCGAATTGGATAAAGTAAAAGCAATTGTAAAGACATGTATGGAGGGAGCGATTAAACTCCAAATTCCTTTAGAGGTAGAAATGGGTATTGGTAATAACTGGTTGGAGGCGCATTAA
- a CDS encoding 6-carboxytetrahydropterin synthase QueD: MSQIRLTKEFRFEMAHVLEGYDGLCANMHGHSYILSVTVIGKPIQQTGNPKLGMVMDFGDLKRIVNPLIINRFDHAVAVMTDTGMHKRLVDAKFARIEALPFQPTCENMLEYFAEMIIAQLPEGVKLHHLKMHETATSFAEWYASDNS; the protein is encoded by the coding sequence ATGTCACAAATACGATTAACCAAGGAATTCCGTTTTGAGATGGCTCACGTGTTGGAGGGCTACGACGGACTTTGTGCCAATATGCACGGACATTCATATATTCTTTCGGTTACAGTTATCGGAAAACCCATTCAGCAAACTGGCAATCCTAAACTGGGAATGGTAATGGATTTTGGCGATTTGAAGAGGATTGTTAATCCGCTTATCATCAATAGATTCGATCACGCTGTTGCTGTTATGACCGATACTGGCATGCATAAACGGCTGGTTGATGCAAAATTTGCCCGGATTGAGGCTTTACCTTTTCAACCCACCTGCGAGAATATGCTGGAATACTTTGCCGAAATGATTATTGCACAACTCCCTGAAGGGGTAAAACTACATCACCTCAAAATGCATGAAACAGCCACATCGTTCGCCGAGTGGTATGCGTCCGACAACTCATAA
- a CDS encoding aminotransferase — translation MTKQTNSEVDFSFVGNLSKLAEDYNAIDLSGNYSSFPFPEIIEEKILAYFKSVTGYSPSEGALQLRTVLSEYIGKKYFRTYCPMNEITITAGATQAIFTAIASTVKEGDEAIILEPSYESLSTSIEMCGARPIFIKIKDSENLIDWNEVQKAITTRTKLIIVSTPHNILGRVFTADDMENLQKLINGTKIRVISDESLSEIVYSDSLAASATFYPKLADNCYIVGSLSQSLGVPGWKIGYCLAPKALMEKFRKVQRAVVNSVNHPIQLAMADYIARNSSLFPNMVLLERNRNAFLQILKDSKFKILPNAGGYYQMLNYSSISNLKDIEFAETLIKEQQIATTPLSIFYHDKTCKQQIRVNLAANYDDIVEAANRLAKL, via the coding sequence ATGACCAAGCAGACAAATTCAGAAGTTGATTTTTCGTTCGTGGGCAACCTGTCTAAGTTGGCCGAGGATTATAATGCAATAGATCTATCGGGAAATTATTCATCCTTTCCTTTTCCCGAAATTATTGAAGAGAAAATATTAGCCTACTTCAAATCAGTAACCGGATATTCCCCGTCGGAGGGAGCGCTGCAGCTAAGAACAGTTCTTAGCGAGTATATCGGCAAAAAGTACTTTAGGACATACTGTCCTATGAACGAAATTACAATTACAGCCGGTGCTACTCAGGCTATATTTACAGCAATAGCCTCAACCGTTAAAGAGGGAGACGAAGCAATCATTCTTGAACCTTCGTACGAAAGCCTTTCCACTTCAATTGAAATGTGCGGTGCCCGTCCAATCTTTATAAAGATTAAGGATTCGGAAAACCTTATTGACTGGAACGAGGTTCAAAAAGCCATAACAACCCGAACTAAACTTATAATTGTTTCTACGCCACATAACATTCTTGGCAGAGTGTTTACGGCTGATGATATGGAAAATCTGCAAAAATTAATAAACGGAACAAAAATCAGGGTTATTAGCGATGAATCTCTCTCGGAAATAGTTTACTCCGACTCGTTAGCTGCCAGCGCAACTTTCTACCCCAAACTAGCCGACAACTGTTACATAGTTGGCTCCTTAAGCCAATCGCTTGGCGTTCCGGGATGGAAAATTGGATACTGTCTCGCGCCTAAGGCTTTGATGGAAAAATTCCGAAAAGTTCAAAGAGCCGTCGTAAACTCGGTAAACCATCCCATTCAGCTGGCCATGGCTGATTACATTGCACGCAATAGTTCGCTCTTCCCCAACATGGTATTGCTCGAAAGGAACCGTAATGCTTTTCTGCAAATACTTAAGGATTCAAAATTTAAAATTCTCCCGAATGCCGGAGGATACTACCAAATGTTAAACTACTCGTCAATCTCAAACCTGAAAGACATTGAGTTTGCAGAAACACTAATAAAAGAGCAGCAAATTGCCACAACTCCATTATCTATCTTTTATCACGACAAAACCTGTAAACAGCAAATTAGAGTTAACCTGGCAGCCAACTACGATGATATAGTTGAAGCCGCTAACCGTTTAGCCAAACTATAA
- a CDS encoding tRNA-dihydrouridine synthase: MKIGSVDLGDMPLLLAPMEDVTDPSFRYMCKHFGADMMYTEFINADGLIRDAGSSVAKLNIYDYERPIGIQLYGHIIESMVEAARVATAANPDIIDINFGCPVKKIANRGAGSGMMRDVPKMVEMTRQIVNATHLPVTVKTRLGWDEESKNIVDIAERLQDVGIKALTIHGRTRAQLYTGKADWTLIGEVKNNPRMNIPIIGNGDIDSPEVAKENFEKYGVDAIMIGRATYGRPWIFKEIKDYLRTGEKMAPLTTLKKVDIAKQHFGKSMEIKGARTGILEMRRHFSCYFKGLPHFKEIRLKLVTSNDPDEIVGLLNEVAIRYGDITVDESINPSPWSKSE; this comes from the coding sequence ATGAAGATCGGTTCGGTTGATTTAGGAGATATGCCTTTACTTTTGGCACCAATGGAGGATGTTACAGATCCTTCGTTCCGATATATGTGCAAGCATTTTGGGGCCGATATGATGTACACCGAATTTATTAATGCCGATGGATTAATTCGCGATGCGGGCAGCAGCGTAGCCAAACTCAACATCTACGATTACGAGCGCCCCATAGGGATTCAACTTTACGGCCATATCATCGAGAGTATGGTTGAGGCAGCCAGAGTGGCCACCGCTGCAAACCCCGATATTATCGACATTAACTTTGGCTGCCCGGTTAAGAAAATTGCCAACCGCGGCGCAGGTTCCGGGATGATGCGCGATGTGCCCAAAATGGTTGAGATGACCAGACAGATTGTCAATGCAACGCACTTGCCTGTAACCGTAAAAACCAGACTTGGCTGGGACGAGGAGTCCAAGAATATAGTTGATATTGCCGAACGGTTGCAGGATGTCGGCATAAAAGCATTAACCATACACGGCCGAACCAGAGCGCAACTCTACACCGGCAAAGCCGACTGGACATTGATTGGCGAGGTGAAGAACAACCCCCGAATGAATATCCCAATTATAGGCAACGGAGATATTGACAGCCCCGAGGTTGCAAAAGAGAACTTTGAAAAGTATGGGGTTGACGCAATAATGATTGGCCGGGCAACCTACGGCCGACCCTGGATTTTTAAGGAGATAAAAGATTACCTCAGAACTGGCGAAAAGATGGCGCCGCTAACCACCCTGAAAAAGGTTGATATTGCCAAGCAGCACTTCGGCAAGTCGATGGAGATAAAAGGAGCCCGAACAGGAATCCTAGAAATGCGCAGGCATTTCTCGTGCTACTTTAAGGGACTGCCGCACTTCAAGGAAATACGGCTTAAACTGGTAACATCAAACGATCCCGATGAGATTGTTGGATTATTGAACGAAGTTGCCATCCGTTATGGCGACATTACTGTAGATGAAAGCATAAATCCATCGCCATGGAGCAAAAGTGAATAA